cgtcgtcgcatgcccacactatacaacaccccttaagggtaacacttagcgtccattgcttcgtgcgtgcaagattcgtgaacagattttataaaaatcaaaacctttattatttaaatttgtagacgaattaataaatcatattaatttcataaattttgggcgaaaaatcaaaaatttattattcaaattaatttccgattatatttattttcatggattcaaatctaggtcataaaattttaaaacttttcaattttaacaaattttatggtggtttttaatcatagattcTGATAAGCgtgttttccgtcgttgatagaaaaccacctatgcaaacaatatttataaaaccacttcaactaccggcaagcggtaagcaaaggcatcgtcccaaagaaacggtgaattattgagttggaagtcaatctagttcgatcaaggatttgttttgaaatgtcacttttaagagtctaaaaaacaaataaagaactgtgtaaaattgaatcaagaaagggaaatgctagggagtcggagatagcctagggaaaccgggggaaatcaattcaactatttagcaatggtgatcatgcaacgaaatggtgattaggcaaacggcatctaaagacgaacccgccacctctcggatagggaacgctaagcgtctaatccacggaagagctttcgcctaatcctagactaaactaactagcatataataggtacccccatttgatcaacacaagataggtccacaatgtcttgccaaacctatcctatggttccacggaaatctaatcgaatagcatttgcaactaccactcaactagcatggatttcctatcatcaaatcttatttaatcacatgaatcaaccaacaatcaataatctatttcccctaattcatcccctagtttctcccctttccctaacctaaaactactcactaatcatcctaacaatcaagctatccattagttcaaaactagctatcatgaaattaaaggaggagaagtagagaataggaaactcaattgcacaatcaaatcaaaaactgaaaatcaaagtaacaagcaaaattgaaatcaagaactcaaggtattgaggaattgcaaaacaattatcaactaagcaagtgaaagaattaaagaactaagaattcaattgcataaagaagagaagagttgaagaaaattactgaattgatgcttggaattaaagagtttctctctctagattgaagaacaaaatcacaaaacctctagaattgaaagtgtaaaaatatgaaatgtaaaatatgaaagcgtaaaatgaaaataatcaaaaatcctatttatactaaaccccaaaaataagagttttaaactcgaaaactgaatcccgcgcagccgtgcgaacgtgcagacccaggtgcgatcgtGCTGTGCATCAATGCGAACGGGCCCTGCGACGATTCTTCTCCTTCGTGCCGTGCGATCATGCTCAataaccgtgcgatcgcacggctgtaACTTGGCTaaatcttagaaaatccttgtgtgctcgcacaggaatttagtgcgagcccactgaaattccgtgcgagcgggctcctctgcggtgcgatcgcacaaaatcactcatagttcctgcatcgattttccggatttgtgcgagcacacgaatttgaggcacgagcgcacacactgccttgacttttggagccaactctgtagactcgtgcgagcgcacaaaatgtccgtgcgatcgcacggcacctgctcgagcaaatctcagctgtttttccatcattttcaacattatcacctgaaaaccacaaagatggaaaaggggaataaaagaacagcaaaactatataaaactaacaaaaaaagcataataaaactctataaaatcctagcctagagcgacataaatgccgctcatcaaactcccccaagctaagcgtttgctagtctctagcaaacaaaactcaactagggaagaatgagcaacctatcaagttctaaaatttaccaaaatctaaatctagcaaatctaatcaaggcaagactaaaaaTGGAGAACGCAAATCAAGAAatgagagaaagaaaagaagaaaagaaaagaaattaaactacaaaatccaagatgggggatttattatggaacaagcaTAGAAaaacactaatattactaatcaaataaatgagtacacgctaactaatgtcccaaatcgagtgaaagattcgagcatcaagcaaagcgaactaaaGGCAAACACTAGTCAATCCCCCTACatccgagcataccacgtcaaaactctagatcttattcacctttgagaatagcgtctcgagacaccgcgaaggcgccagaaaatcaagattaggctacccgacatcttagcatgacaataccattccataaacttgaccaaatcctccctccaccgacaatgactcaactcaaaagggccAAGagtactttttagggtgtaacgtaggctaggggtaaggtgcggAATAAATTTGGGAtatggtgctcatacctaaagtgaagcgcaataagaactcaactcaagcataaTCAACCGAAAACAAACTTTTCCACTTATTTGggatacccccaagcttattcaacaacaactctaaactacaactctttttgttcttttttccttgatttgattttcctctctttttttgtgtttcaattgaaacttttctcatgccttgtttttctctatttttggctttttcagaatttaattctatattttttttgctttttgcatcaaTTATTCACTATGTACAACACTTTTCCAAAACTTTAACATTCacaccaaacaacattcatttctcaactttgcatattcaatccaaaacatcaagcatcataactcaaagcttcactatcacttctaagggtgaaaacaaaacaaaggctattaggcttgtattgtgctcataagaaatgaagggtcaaggctcaaatggctagcaatggggcaagtgcaaacaaaaacatatgagaaaaatagaaaataaagttctaaactaaaaagaaaaaaaagtcacCGAAAGAATTGCCtatatcgtcccctaaagtagttcggtcgcggtctcgggaaggaaatggtcaaactcgggagacaagaaagtcaatgctaaggatccatgccactcaaatgaatatatgaatatgtgtttgggctaatttgaacatgaacctcacaagggagcaaataccattctctccggcttcaaatcactagagaattcaacaccatcttaccacaagccaagagttcatgacgcatgctacccaaagttcaaccaactttcttgacaccaaatcctagactcgacccaagacattaagaaccgtgtaaaaatctaccaactaggaataaaagcattctaatctacaagttccaattttatatgccccaatcaagaatattgcctagaaaacctagaaaacttgccttgacgaaaaagaaatcaaaaaaaaagaaaaggaagaaaataagaaaacacaccaaaaaggaaacaaaaagaaacaaacacaaagaaaaagaagagaaactAAAAATCAAGCTAAATCAAACTtaagaaaacaaagaaacaaacaTGTATTGGTATGATTTCAAAGCAAAGAGCATCAACAAGTGGGCATCCAcaaacaaaactccccccaagctagaattagaCCATGTCCTTAAGGCCTAAAACtaagcaaggaggggcacaactacccatccaccCAAATGCCCCAACATGATATATGCCCGTCCCCTAAAGAATGCATAAGAGTCGGAAGGATGTTACCGGAAgtatcgtgggagcaagtcccgcaaagacccGTTAAAACCCGAAAAAACTCACCAAAAATGGACGGACAAGGCACAAGGTGGAAAGTGAGAACCCACCGCAAAGAATCATACCAAAACAATGCTAAAAAACAAGCAAGAAAAATTATTAGTAGacaagggccaaatggccaaaacacaCCAAGAACATCATCAAagactcatcatcatcataaatAGACAACCACATGAAGTGGCAAGAAGACCATCAACACCAACAAGCTGCAAAAGATCCCAAGCAAAACCCCCACTCCGCAATTCTCGCCCAAGCTAATTTCAAGCATACCATCATATCAAGATGGGGGAGAAAAGGAGGGAACCCTAAGAAGAAGGACCCGGGGCATGCGCCTTACCCTTTGCATCATAAATCCTCCAAAATTCATCCCGCTCAAGGCGATGGGCACAAGCCGCATCGTCGGTGAAAGGGGTGACATTGTAGGTGGGGTCCACGTCGGGCCCCGAAGCATCGGTGTAAGGCGGCCAATCATATTCGGGCCGAAGGGGGTAGTTGCCATGGGGAGGCTCTCCTCGGGGACCATCCCAACCTCCCATGTACCCCCTAGGCCACCCGGTGAAATCCTCGGGCCAACCTTTTGGCCGATCAACCGGTGGGGGAGTGGGATACATGGGGTCACCTCGGTAGTCACTCCCGCCCATCATGGTATAATCATAAGGCGGAAAAGAGGGAGGAGTGACTCCGGGTTGGGATGGGCCCGTCCAATACGGGTAGGTAggtgtacgctcctcattccaactagggatgggcccttgttggggagggtgatagggatagttgacatagggggaaaaatcccctttgtcaacatgaaaatcgtacacccgcctactgtagtaggacgagtcaaaatcgGGATAAGAATCCCCCGTGCGGCTTCCTTGTGAAGCAAGAGAAGCCAAGGTGTTAGTTTGGCTCTCTTGTCCTTGCAAGATAGCCGCAATGGTGGATTGGAAGCCTTGGAAATCAAaaggagaggaagaagaggacATACCACCCTCATTAGGGGAAGGCTCCAAGATAGGAGGACTACGGGGAGGACCATGTGGAGGAGAATCCGGATTGGGTTGAGGAGGAGGAAGCCGCTGTGCTTGGGCAATGAATCGCGGGTCACGGGGAAGCAAGTACCGGACATTAGGAGTCCAAGAAGTGATGGCGGGATTGGGGAGGATGCACCAATCTAGCTGCTTTACCATCAAAATATACTTGTCGTCCTTGGTGGCCTTGATCCAATTGGCATTGGAGAGTGTCCTCAAGTCAAGGAACTCCCCTCCGGGAACCTCATCCAACTCAACTAAGATGTCCTGATAGGGATCACCGGGGAGTGCCCTCAAGAGAAGAGTGAGCATCCCTCCTAAGAGAATATCCCCACAAGTCGGCTGCCCATCCCGATGCTCAATGATTCGGGTGATCAACAGCTGCCCAAAATCTAGGATCCCCTCATTCTTCTCCGTGGCTAACCATAGGGCGCCAAGTTCCGCACTAGACAAGGATCCGGTGGCCCCCTTTGCAAAGACCGCATATAGGAGCATGCGATTCAAGTAACGGATGGCGGGGTGGTGAAAAGAAGAAGACTTGGCCGAGGAGGAAATGAATTTCTTCTCCTCTCCCGTGAGCTCTCCCCACCAAACATTCTCATCATAGTTGTCCACACACTCCGCCACGGGATTAACGATCAAACCCCGGTTTGGGTGAGTGGTAAAGAAATCATTCGGGTTGATGTTAAAGAAATCATTGATCGCCTCGTCGGTGAGCACGTGTTGATTATtgaaagcttggaaatgaaACTCAACCAACTCTTTTCCATTGTCATGCACCCGGCGCCTCCTAGCCGAGGAAAGAACCTCAAGAGTGACCCTCTTATAAGTTTTGGCATTCATGGTCACAAAATCCTCAAGCTCAAGCCCCGCAATTAAAGCGTTTAGCTCCTTTTCGAACCCCAAGTCCGGAACGGTCTTCTTGTGATAGAACTTTGTCGGGCGGATGTTCCGCTTAGACAATTCCTCATAGTAACTCCAAGACCGTTGCTCCGGAAAAACAATTCCGTAGGTCTCGAAGGCCGGAGGAGTGATAGCCTTCCTCTTGTTCGCTTGGGGATTGGGTCCCTTCTTTGTATGCTTGGTCATCATGATGAATCTTAGGGACAAAAATCTACACACAAGCAAGAAAAGAGACACAATGCAAGGCAAAAGGAAAAAACtaagttagtaaaaaaaaaaaactacaatcTACTATAAAAATTATCACCAACAAGTATCACTTCATCACTCAAGTTCAACCTAAACAATCCTCATCAACCAATCCTCATTATCCAAAAACAACAACCCATCAAGAATTCCACCAACATTTCACCAAAATCGATCAATAGACTAGTCTTGACAAATATTCACAATGAAACATGCATAATAAGTGTAGACTAGCAAGgaacaaacacaaaaacaaacatgcaaatccaaataatcaaaatcaaagaTTTCAGAATTTCACCCAAATAGTATGAACAATGAGCTTAAATATAAAGAACAATGAAGAAAGAAGGGAAAGAAATCGTCACCACGAGTAAGGGAGGTAGACAAGATCACCCAAAAGCAAACTCCAATGCTCTAATCACAACAAGGAATCACAAAATCAATGTTCAAccaaaccctaaaaatttggggtttttgagaaaaatcaaaaataattggTTTTGAGGTGAGGAATGAGGATGAATTTGTGAATGTGAGTGGTGTAGAGTGAAATGTGTGAGAAAGattgagtgggaaatggagttTTGAGGAGTTGGAGTAGAGAGGAAAGTAGAGAGATGGTGAAGAAATGAGAAGTGAGGtgaagaaatgaaaaagaaaggggACGGATTTTCCAATAACACAATCGCAGAACAGCTCCGCCcgacccgtgcgagcgcacgaaataaccgtgcgatcgcacggttcgaGCCCGATCGCACGCCCAGCAGCGCTCGATTGCACGGAATGGCTGGGAGCAACTGCCTCGATTTTCCAGTTTCGTGCGACCACACGAatcaaccgtgcgatcgcacggaactGGAATTATGTTTCTTGGCTTGCTCGACTATTGCACACCCATCTCAACATATTTATTATGAAAAGAAAAGTAAAAAGATGAAAACACACAAAAACAAACCAGTACAAGAGTTAGACAACCAGGTTGCCTCCCGggaagcgctcgtttaacgtcattagcttgacggaccCCCCCAAAAAGGTCAAGGGGGGTCAAACACGACCAACTTTGGGTCAACACTATTCACCATGCACTTCTTTGCCCCTTTGGGCACAAATATCTTACCGATACCGCCTTTCAAGAGACGAAAGCCAAACGATCCACCAACATGCCCCTCCTCGGGAATTGATGGATTCTTGACCTTCTTGGactgcttggctttcttagcCGACCTATGGAACACCTTGGAGCGTTTAGCTCCATTAACATCTTCATCATGCATCTCAAATAACTCGGGGATGGTTACAACATCATCAAAATCAACCCCAAGAGTCTTTGGATATCCATGGACTTCCTTTTCACCGAGAGAGGACCTAGCAAGCTTATTAGCACACTTAGAAACATGAAAATCGTTAGAAGAATTAGCACAAGTATGGTTGTTCTCAACACAAGCAAGAGTGTCGATTTTCATGCAACTTTTCATTTTGGGACGACATTGATCATCAATAGTGAGCTTGAAGCTAGCTTTGGCATCTCCAGCCTTCAAGGTGATAAATCCCCCTTGCACATCGATAAGGGCACCCGCGGTGGCCAAGAATGGCCTCCCCAAGATAATGGGGGTGTGGGAATCCTCATCGATGTCCAAGACAACGAagtcaacaagaaaagtaagcttGCCAACTACGAGGGGAACATCCTCAATCCTACCCAATGGAAACATAACCGATCGATCGGCTAGTTGCAATGACATAGTGGTAGGAGAGAGATCACCAAGAGTAAGCTTCTCAAAAATCTTATATGGCAAGATGCTCACACTTGCCCCCAAATCACAAAGAGCATTCTCAAATtttagcttttgaatgttacaagggatagaaaaactcccGGGATCATTGAGTTTTGAAGGAAAGGAGTGCTGAATTAGAGCGCTACAACTCTCCGTGAGttgaacggtctccttgggTTCACACCCTCTCTTTCCACTAAGAATGTCCCTCATGAATCTTGAGTAGTGGGGCATTTGTTTGAGTGCCTCGGTAAAAGATAATGACACATAAAGTTTGCTAATGGTTTCCCAGAATTTGTGGAATTGGTCATCCATCTTCTTACCGGCAAATCTTTGAGGGTAGGGGGGAGTAGGAGTTGGGAGAGGAAGAAGGGTAGCTCTTTCGACTTATCACCATCACTCTTGCCATCGACATGAGACTTCCCTTCCTCATCATCATGGTCTGAGGACTCATCTCCCTTAGAATTTTCCCCCCTAGAGCATTGAGCTTCAACATGCGTAACACCATCATCTAAAgtcttcccactccttgtcacaaTTGCGTACATTTGCTTAGgaggttgaccttggggtgggagacttgtgtgcacttgttgctccttgatggtgctagcaagttgagctagttgggtctcaatcatcttaagatgagtattggattgcttgaatccatcctcaaattcaacgtttttcttggcttgcgcccccacaaacgacttcatgagagcctcaagtttcgacttgagaggcgggagtggtggaggtgcaacgcCATAACCACTTGGGTTGgattgatattggttgccaaaggtcctcggtccattgaatccgggaggtggcaaatgagatgcaccataaggaactcccgagttcaaaggataacccccacttgaggcacccctaaattgcatataagagtagttataaccccctccaccttgatggttgggattataacccccttggttgtattggccttgattgccaaaaccttgatATTGACGtagggcgcttggctttgatagccttgtgctctatagccacctcggccttggttatcatacccacttccttggccatagccttggtgggggccatacatggagggccctctaggttgcctagcaaaattaggattgttagggttatcattcctatacctctcattgatggcattagcatactctacatcaaaatatccttcatacgaagggccataatccacaaatgacaagttatgaactaaagggcatgcatcgggggaatgattatagtcttggcaattttcacaaaagaatgtgcccggaggcattgagccataagaactaaccttgcccttccccttaTTGAGAAGAGTGGCCAAAGGAGATGGAATTGTGGACGGAGATGGTGGCTTGCTTGCTGCACTTCCCGCAAATGGTGTATTCTCAAGCTTCTCTAATCTCGAGCTAAGTTTCTCTATCATCCGTGCttgctctatggcgtacacCGAACCCTTTCCATCCTCAATCCTACTTTTCCCATCATAACTTCTTGCAcctacatgccaagattggtagttttgaactacatcttcaattatctcctcaatttgatcttccgttttgttcatgatggggcctcccgcgcccgcatcCAAACTTGTTTTCGAGCTTGGACTCAATCCTAGGTAAAAAGTTTGTAGCAA
This Spinacia oleracea cultivar Varoflay chromosome 6, BTI_SOV_V1, whole genome shotgun sequence DNA region includes the following protein-coding sequences:
- the LOC130463796 gene encoding uncharacterized protein, encoding MMTKHTKKGPNPQANKRKAITPPAFETYGIVFPEQRSWSYYEELSKRNIRPTKFYHKKTVPDLGFEKELNALIAGLELEDFVTMNAKTYKRVTLEVLSSARRRRVHDNGKELVEFHFQAFNNQHVLTDEAINDFFNINPNDFFTTHPNRGLIVNPVAECVDNYDENVWWGELTGEEKKFISSSAKSSSFHHPAIRYLNRMLLYAVFAKGATGSLSSAELGALWLATEKNEGILDFGQLLITRIIEHRDGQPTCGDILLGGMLTLLLRALPGDPYQDILVELDEVPGGEFLDLRTLSNANWIKATKDDKYILMVKQLDWCILPNPAITSWTPNVRYLLPRDPRFIAQAQRLPPPQPNPDSPPHGPPRSPPILEPSPNEGGMSSSSSPFDFQGFQSTIAAILQGQESQTNTLASLASQGSRTGDSYPDFDSSYYSRRVYDFHVDKGDFSPYVNYPYHPPQQGPIPSWNEERTPTYPYWTGPSQPGVTPPSFPPYDYTMMGGSDYRGDPMYPTPPPVDRPKGWPEDFTGWPRGYMGGWDGPRGEPPHGNYPLRPEYDWPPYTDASGPDVDPTYNVTPFTDDAACAHRLERDEFWRIYDAKGKAHAPGPSS